A single genomic interval of Sander lucioperca isolate FBNREF2018 chromosome 9, SLUC_FBN_1.2, whole genome shotgun sequence harbors:
- the amy2a gene encoding pancreatic alpha-amylase: MKLFILVALFGLGLAQHNSHFRHGRTAIVHLFEWRWADIAAECERFLGPNGFGGVQISPPSEHIVLDHPWRPWYQRYQPIGFKLCSRSGNENELRDMITRCNNVGVNIYVDVVINHMCGSGGGEGTHSSCGSWFSASKRDFPSVPFSKVDFNDNKCRTGSGEIENYGDVNQVRDCRLVGLLDLALEKDYVRGKVADYLNKLVDLGVAGFRVDACKHMWPGDLSAIYGLLKNLNTTWFPGGSKPFIFQEVIDLGGEPITSREYFHLGRVTEFKYGAKLGTVFRKWNGEKLSYTRNWGEGWGFMPNGDALVFVDNHDNQRGHGAGGAAIVTFWDSRLHKMAVSYMLAHPYGVTRVMSSFRWNRHIVNGKDENDWIGPPSHADGSTKSVPINADQTCGDGWVCEHRWRQIKNMVIFRNVVNGQPHSNWWDNQSNQVAFGRGNRGFIVFNNDDWDLDVTLKTGMPGGTYCDIISGQKNESRCTGKQINVGGDGQAHFKISNRDEDPFVAIHADSKL; this comes from the exons ATGAAGTTGTTTATTTTGGTGGCTCTGTTCGGGCTCGGCCTTGCCCAGCACAACTCCCACTTCAGGCACGGCAGGACGGCAATCGTCCACCTGTTTGAGTGGCGCTGGGCGGACATCGCTGCAGAGTGTGAGCGTTTCTTGGGTCCCAATGGCTTTGGTGGAGTTCAG ATCTCCCCTCCAAGTGAGCACATTGTGCTAGACCATCCCTGGAGGCCCTGGTATCAGAGATACCAACCAATCGGCTTCAAACTGTGCTCCAGATCCGGCAATGAGAATGAGCTGAGAGACATGATCACCAGATGCAACAACGTTGGG GTCAATATCTATGTGGACGTTGTCATCAACCACATGTGTGGCTCCGGCGGTGGAGAGGGAACCCACTCTTCATGTGGAAGCTGGTTCAGTGCTAGCAAGAGGGACTTCCCCAGTGTCCCATTTAGCAAAGTTGACTTCAATGACAACAAATGCAGGACTGGCAGTGGTGAGATTGAGAACTATGGTGATGTCAATCAG GTGCGTGACTGTCGTCTGGTCGGTCTATTGGACCTAGCCCTGGAGAAAGATTACGTCAGGGGAAAGGTGGCTGACTACTTGAACAAGCTGGTTGACTTGGGTGTGGCTGGATTCAGAGTGGATGCCTGCAAGCACATGTGGCCCGGTGACCTGTCTGCTATTTACGGTCTTCTGAAAAACCTCAACACCACGTGGTTCCCTGGTGGCTCCAAACCCTTCATCTTCCAGGAG GTTATTGATTTGGGAGGTGAGCCCATCACATCCAGAGAGTACTTCCATCTGGGAAGAGTGACTGAGTTTAAATATGGTGCCAAACTGGGAACTGTCTTCAGAAAGTGGAATGGCGAGAAGCTGTCTTACACCAG GAACTGGGGAGAGGGATGGGGTTTCATGCCCAATGGCGATGCTCTTGTCTTCGTTGACAACCACGACAACCAGAGAGGCCATGGTGCCGGTGGTGCAGCCATTGTTACCTTCTGGGACTCCAGGCTCCACAAGATGGCTGTCAGCTACATGCTGGCCCACCCTTACGGAGTAACCAGGGTGATGTCCAGCTTCCGCTGGAATCGCCACATCGTCAACGGAAAG GATGAGAATGACTGGATAGGCCCTCCCAGCCATGCAGATGGATCCACCAAATCTGTTCCTATCAACGCTGACCAGACTTGTGGAGACGGATGGGTGTGTGAGCACAGATGGCGTCAGATCAA GAACATGGTTATTTTCCGCAATGTGGTCAATGGACAGCCTCACTCCAACTGGTGGgacaaccagagcaaccaggtTGCCTTTGGACGTGGTAATCGTGGATTCATCGTCTTCAACAATGATGACTG GGACCTGGATGTGACCCTGAAAACTGGCATGCCTGGTGGCACCTACTGTGACATCATTTCTGGCCAGAAGAATGAAAGCAGGTGCACTGGGAAGCAGATCAATGTTGGCGGTGATGGCCAGGCCCACTTCAAGATAAGCAACAGAGATGAGGACCCCTTTGTTGCCATTCACGCTGACTCCAAGTTGTAA